In the Ruminococcus sp. OA3 genome, one interval contains:
- a CDS encoding response regulator transcription factor has translation MADILIVEDEPGINELMRRTLEMVGHRSFQAFTGLEALKLIERHTVDLVLLDINLPDGSGFGLIRQFEKLPVIYVTARGEVQDKVKGLYSGAQDYIVKPFDVEELLARVQVVLRRFHKETVVYRVGDVEINIQTRTVTAAGEKEELTSREFELLKALVQNQNIALSRERLLEMAWGMDYEGEERTVDVHIQRLRKKLHLEDMIRTVFKYGYRLEI, from the coding sequence TTGGCTGACATACTGATCGTGGAGGACGAACCGGGGATCAATGAACTGATGCGCAGGACACTCGAAATGGTAGGACACAGGAGCTTCCAGGCTTTTACAGGCCTTGAGGCTCTGAAACTTATTGAACGGCACACGGTTGATCTCGTACTTCTGGATATCAATCTGCCGGATGGGAGCGGATTCGGACTGATCCGGCAGTTTGAAAAACTGCCGGTCATCTACGTGACTGCGCGGGGAGAGGTTCAGGACAAGGTAAAAGGGCTGTACAGCGGTGCGCAGGACTATATTGTGAAGCCGTTTGACGTGGAAGAACTTCTGGCGAGAGTACAGGTTGTACTCAGGCGTTTTCACAAAGAAACTGTGGTATACCGGGTCGGAGATGTGGAAATCAACATACAGACCCGCACAGTTACTGCAGCGGGTGAGAAAGAAGAACTGACCAGCCGGGAATTTGAGCTGTTGAAAGCGCTTGTTCAAAACCAAAACATTGCTTTATCCAGAGAACGGCTGCTGGAAATGGCATGGGGCATGGACTATGAAGGGGAAGAACGGACTGTGGATGTGCATATTCAAAGACTGCGTAAAAAACTGCATCTGGAAGATATGATACGTACGGTTTTTAAATATGGCTACCGCCTGGAGATTTGA
- a CDS encoding S8 family peptidase — protein sequence MSDQKLENLLNLALEATPKEREESLELDVGYDAEERTWDLIVRYSGAPEELADEVISFTPLLNNYAIVTIRQSRLEEFSRNPAVEYIEKPKRLYFALDQARTASCVNRVQTGMFDLFGEGIWVACIDSGIDYSHPDFLNSDGTTRIQYLWDQTISGNPPQGYNLGTEYTKEDIDRALRAGTPAERQEIVPSRDTSGHGTSVMGIAAGNGAASRGIYRGVAPRSGLIVVKLGAPASDGFPRTTELMQAVDYVIKLAYANRMPVAVNLSFGNAYGSHSGDSLIETYLDAVSGVGRNVISVGTGNDAALGGHTSGVLTEGVVRDVQLGIGTYEKALSVQIWKQYEDEVDIVLVHPGGTSFGPIRAAQEAQRLNFPNTQVLFYYGEPNPYSPAQEIYLDFLPRDDYLDSGVWTIRLVPRRIVQGNYDMWLPGGQVIGAATRFYEPTPETTLTIPSTAQRVIAVGAYDSRLLSYAGFSGRGYTRVTNQVKPILVAPGVNIMAPQTGGGYHSVTGTSFATPFVTGASALLMEWGIVRRNDPYLYSEKVKAYLIRGAKELPGFESFPNPQVGYGALCVRDSLPV from the coding sequence ATGAGCGATCAAAAACTTGAAAATCTTTTAAATCTTGCACTGGAAGCGACGCCGAAAGAGCGGGAAGAATCGCTGGAACTGGATGTGGGATACGATGCCGAGGAACGCACATGGGACTTGATCGTCCGCTATTCGGGAGCGCCGGAAGAACTTGCTGATGAGGTGATATCTTTTACACCTCTTCTGAACAATTACGCGATTGTTACCATTCGCCAGTCCAGACTCGAGGAATTCTCGCGTAATCCGGCTGTAGAATATATCGAGAAACCAAAACGCCTGTACTTTGCACTGGACCAGGCACGGACAGCCAGTTGTGTCAATCGTGTGCAGACAGGAATGTTTGATTTGTTTGGAGAAGGAATCTGGGTGGCCTGTATTGATTCAGGAATTGATTACAGCCACCCGGATTTTTTGAATTCTGACGGAACGACCCGGATACAGTATCTATGGGATCAGACGATCTCAGGAAATCCGCCCCAGGGGTACAATCTGGGGACTGAATATACCAAAGAAGATATCGACAGGGCGCTTCGCGCCGGGACACCGGCAGAAAGACAGGAGATCGTCCCGAGCAGAGATACGAGCGGACACGGCACTTCAGTTATGGGGATTGCGGCCGGAAATGGTGCAGCTAGCCGCGGCATCTACCGGGGCGTGGCACCGAGGAGCGGTTTGATCGTGGTAAAACTGGGGGCTCCTGCCAGCGATGGGTTTCCAAGGACCACAGAACTGATGCAGGCTGTCGATTATGTGATAAAACTTGCCTATGCAAACCGTATGCCGGTAGCTGTAAACCTGAGTTTCGGTAACGCGTATGGATCTCACAGCGGAGATTCACTGATAGAAACTTATCTGGATGCAGTGTCCGGTGTCGGGCGCAATGTCATCAGTGTCGGAACGGGAAACGACGCGGCGCTTGGCGGACATACATCCGGGGTGCTGACAGAAGGTGTTGTGCGGGATGTTCAGCTGGGAATTGGTACATACGAGAAAGCGCTCAGTGTTCAGATCTGGAAACAATATGAGGATGAAGTCGATATTGTCCTGGTACATCCCGGCGGAACATCCTTCGGTCCCATCCGGGCTGCACAGGAAGCACAGCGGCTGAATTTTCCAAATACGCAGGTCCTGTTTTATTACGGGGAGCCGAACCCTTACAGCCCCGCTCAGGAGATTTATCTGGATTTTCTGCCCAGGGATGACTATCTGGACAGCGGAGTCTGGACGATCCGGCTGGTTCCCAGAAGGATCGTCCAGGGCAATTACGATATGTGGCTGCCGGGCGGGCAGGTGATCGGAGCTGCGACGCGTTTTTATGAACCAACACCGGAAACAACGCTTACAATACCGTCCACAGCCCAGCGGGTGATCGCGGTCGGGGCGTATGATTCCAGACTGCTGTCTTATGCCGGGTTCTCAGGACGAGGTTACACCAGGGTGACAAACCAGGTAAAGCCCATACTTGTCGCACCTGGCGTCAATATCATGGCCCCTCAGACTGGAGGTGGATACCACAGCGTTACGGGGACATCATTTGCAACACCGTTTGTGACAGGGGCAAGTGCCCTGCTGATGGAATGGGGGATCGTGCGGAGAAATGACCCCTATCTCTACAGCGAAAAGGTTAAGGCATATCTGATCAGGGGTGCTAAGGAGCTGCCGGGGTTTGAAAGCTTCCCGAACCCCCAGGTCGGGTATGGCGCGCTGTGCGTGCGGGATAGCCTTCCGGTGTAA
- a CDS encoding NUDIX hydrolase produces MGKIKEIHAKTANPHVNLYELKAINKNGRDFRYYVASRAKSKETLKLNTHKNPPDGVVIFSVVRGNTDRVVLIRQYRYALDDYIYEFPAGLVDEGEDYHTAAVRELKEETGLKLEPITSAGDFERPFFTTIGMTDESCATVYGYAQGEASGRYLEPNEEIEVVLADRTEVLRILKEENVAIMCAYQLMHFLHDEEPFGFLG; encoded by the coding sequence ATGGGAAAAATAAAGGAAATTCATGCAAAGACGGCTAATCCGCACGTCAATCTGTATGAACTGAAGGCAATTAATAAAAATGGCAGGGATTTTAGATATTACGTAGCTTCGAGGGCTAAAAGTAAGGAAACTCTGAAGCTGAATACACATAAGAATCCGCCGGACGGTGTTGTGATATTTTCGGTGGTCAGAGGCAATACGGACCGTGTTGTGCTGATCAGGCAATACCGCTATGCCCTGGATGATTATATCTATGAGTTTCCGGCGGGACTTGTCGATGAGGGCGAAGATTACCATACAGCGGCGGTTCGGGAGCTGAAAGAAGAGACCGGGCTTAAACTTGAGCCGATCACATCGGCAGGAGATTTTGAACGCCCGTTTTTTACAACGATCGGTATGACGGATGAATCCTGTGCAACGGTATACGGGTATGCACAGGGAGAGGCAAGCGGCCGGTACCTTGAACCAAATGAGGAGATAGAAGTTGTCCTTGCTGACCGGACAGAGGTTTTGAGGATTCTGAAGGAAGAAAATGTCGCGATCATGTGTGCATATCAGCTGATGCATTTTCTGCACGATGAGGAACCGTTTGGATTTCTTGGATAA
- a CDS encoding Tex family protein has protein sequence MEINQALGEELNIKRSQVDAAVKLIDEGNTIPFIARYRKEMTGSLDDEVLRNLYERLMYLRNLNDKKQQVITTIGEQGKLTEELKKAVQDAKTLVEVEDLYRPYRPKRRTRAIIAKEKGLEPLAAVITLQMTTRPITDEAKAFLAEEKEVFTVEEAIAGASDIIAENISDNADFRSHIRSVTMKKGLITSSAKDDKCESVYEMYYQFEEPVSKIAGHRILALNRGEKEKILTVKIEAPEDDILRYLEKRTIRKDNPYTTPILRAAVEDSYRRLIAPAIEREIRSELTEKAEDGAIKVFGKNLGQLLMQPPITGQVVLGWDPAFRTGCKLAVVDATGKVLDTAVIYPTAPTTKEKQRAAKDVLKKMIRQYGVTLISVGNGTASRESEQFIVDLLKEIPGKVQYVITNEAGASVYSASKLATEEFPNFDVGQRSAASIARRVQDPLAELVKIDPKAIGVGQYQHDMNQKKLGEALGGVVEDCVNRVGVDLNTASAPLLEYISGVTKVIAKNIVIYREENGKFKSRKELLKVAKLGPKAYEQCAGFMRINGGKQPLDATSIHPESYQAAENLLQELGYDPGWILEPGAKNIAVGDYKKLAGKLGVGEPTLHDIVKELCKPGRDPREDMPLPILRSDVMEMKDLKEGMVLKGTVRNVIDFGAFVDIGVHQDGLVHISQMTDRFIKHPLEAVSVGDVVEVKVLGVDMAKKRISLTMKL, from the coding sequence ATGGAAATTAATCAGGCGCTCGGCGAAGAGCTGAATATAAAAAGATCACAGGTGGATGCGGCAGTGAAGCTGATCGATGAGGGGAATACGATACCCTTTATCGCCAGATACCGAAAAGAGATGACAGGTTCCCTGGATGATGAGGTTTTGAGAAACCTGTATGAACGTCTGATGTATCTGCGCAATCTGAATGACAAAAAACAGCAGGTTATCACTACGATCGGTGAACAGGGAAAACTGACGGAGGAATTGAAAAAGGCTGTTCAGGATGCCAAAACGCTGGTGGAGGTGGAAGACCTCTATCGCCCATATCGGCCCAAAAGAAGGACGAGAGCGATCATCGCGAAAGAAAAGGGGCTGGAACCGCTCGCTGCTGTGATTACACTTCAGATGACGACGCGTCCCATCACAGATGAGGCTAAGGCTTTTCTGGCGGAGGAGAAAGAGGTCTTTACTGTGGAGGAAGCCATTGCCGGTGCCTCTGACATCATCGCGGAGAACATTTCAGATAATGCAGATTTCCGCAGTCACATCAGAAGTGTGACCATGAAAAAGGGATTGATAACATCTTCTGCAAAGGATGATAAATGCGAATCGGTCTATGAGATGTATTATCAGTTTGAAGAACCGGTTTCTAAGATTGCGGGGCACCGGATTCTGGCGCTGAACCGGGGAGAAAAGGAAAAGATTCTGACAGTAAAGATCGAAGCTCCTGAGGACGATATCCTGCGTTACCTGGAGAAAAGGACAATCAGAAAGGATAATCCTTATACAACGCCGATCCTGAGAGCTGCTGTGGAGGACAGTTACCGCCGTCTGATCGCGCCGGCGATCGAGAGGGAAATCCGCAGTGAACTTACGGAAAAGGCGGAGGACGGCGCCATCAAAGTGTTTGGTAAGAATCTGGGACAGCTGCTGATGCAGCCGCCGATCACCGGGCAGGTTGTGCTTGGATGGGACCCTGCATTCAGGACCGGGTGTAAGCTTGCCGTTGTGGATGCGACCGGGAAGGTGCTTGACACGGCAGTAATCTATCCGACGGCACCCACGACGAAGGAAAAGCAGAGGGCAGCCAAAGATGTTTTGAAAAAGATGATCCGCCAGTATGGTGTAACATTGATCTCTGTCGGCAACGGAACGGCATCAAGAGAATCCGAGCAGTTTATTGTTGACCTGCTGAAGGAAATTCCCGGGAAGGTTCAGTATGTCATAACAAATGAGGCCGGTGCTTCCGTGTATTCTGCCAGCAAGCTGGCGACGGAAGAATTTCCAAATTTTGACGTGGGTCAGCGAAGCGCGGCATCCATAGCGCGGCGTGTGCAGGATCCGCTTGCAGAGCTTGTGAAGATCGATCCCAAAGCAATCGGAGTCGGCCAGTATCAGCACGATATGAACCAGAAAAAACTGGGTGAGGCGCTTGGCGGCGTCGTGGAAGACTGTGTGAACCGGGTCGGTGTCGACCTGAACACGGCCTCTGCACCTTTGCTGGAATATATATCAGGTGTTACGAAGGTTATTGCAAAGAATATTGTAATCTACCGGGAGGAGAACGGAAAGTTCAAAAGCAGGAAAGAGCTTTTGAAGGTGGCTAAACTTGGACCGAAGGCTTATGAGCAGTGTGCAGGCTTTATGCGCATTAATGGAGGAAAACAACCGCTGGATGCCACGAGCATCCACCCGGAAAGCTATCAGGCTGCAGAAAACCTTCTGCAGGAGCTGGGATATGATCCAGGATGGATTCTGGAGCCGGGCGCTAAGAACATTGCGGTCGGTGATTATAAAAAGCTGGCCGGTAAGCTGGGAGTGGGTGAGCCCACGCTGCACGATATTGTAAAAGAACTCTGCAAACCGGGACGTGATCCCAGGGAGGACATGCCTCTTCCGATACTGCGCTCTGATGTTATGGAAATGAAAGATCTGAAGGAAGGTATGGTATTAAAAGGGACTGTGAGAAATGTCATTGACTTTGGTGCTTTTGTGGATATAGGAGTTCATCAGGACGGACTGGTCCATATATCACAGATGACAGACAGGTTTATCAAGCATCCGCTGGAAGCAGTCAGTGTAGGGGATGTGGTAGAAGTCAAAGTGCTTGGAGTGGATATGGCAAAGAAGAGAATCAGCCTGACGATGAAACTCTAG
- a CDS encoding DUF4190 domain-containing protein — protein sequence MEQNTNFNENPQQDYYYQNRQEAPPPASSSPLSTASLVLGICSLVLICCGGSFILGALGIIFAILSRGRTPMNGTAKAGLALSIIGIVLSITVYTFYIVSFVSSGEFDNVLRGYEYYYHNGEDDYYDDYDGDDYLDDLLRRYQDGLGQGGSLTEGEL from the coding sequence ATGGAACAAAATACCAATTTCAACGAAAACCCACAGCAGGATTACTACTATCAAAACCGGCAGGAGGCACCGCCTCCGGCATCTTCTTCACCTTTGTCAACTGCTTCCCTTGTACTGGGAATCTGTTCTCTGGTATTGATCTGCTGCGGAGGATCTTTTATTCTCGGCGCACTCGGAATCATCTTTGCCATTCTTTCCAGGGGCCGGACACCAATGAACGGAACGGCAAAGGCCGGTCTTGCATTATCCATCATCGGAATCGTACTCTCAATCACCGTATATACTTTCTATATCGTGTCTTTTGTATCATCCGGAGAGTTTGACAACGTACTTCGAGGGTATGAATATTATTATCATAACGGTGAGGATGATTACTACGACGACTATGACGGCGACGATTATCTGGATGACCTTCTGCGCCGTTACCAGGATGGACTGGGACAGGGCGGCTCTTTGACCGAGGGTGAATTATAA
- a CDS encoding DUF2752 domain-containing protein, whose amino-acid sequence MRKLFMHPCIFHQVTGFYCPGCGGTRAVLALVKGNIIQSFLYHPIVVYTAGLLIWYGISHVLEWISKGKLNIGMRFRNRYVYAGLFIVLINWLIRNFLLFQYGITLGDL is encoded by the coding sequence ATGAGAAAACTTTTCATGCACCCCTGTATTTTTCATCAGGTGACAGGTTTTTACTGCCCCGGATGCGGAGGCACAAGAGCTGTGCTTGCCCTTGTGAAAGGTAATATTATTCAGTCATTTCTCTATCATCCAATTGTCGTATATACTGCGGGACTGCTTATCTGGTACGGCATCAGCCATGTGCTGGAATGGATATCCAAAGGAAAGCTGAACATCGGCATGCGGTTCCGAAACAGATACGTGTATGCGGGTCTTTTCATCGTTCTCATCAACTGGCTGATACGAAATTTTCTGCTCTTCCAGTATGGGATCACGCTGGGGGATTTATAA
- a CDS encoding DUF975 family protein, whose protein sequence is MKRSSRELKENARVILNGRYGIFIGTFLVYFLIAMAIESVPVFFLRTEGASGIVVSQVITLILSLIISILAAGFNRLSLNVSRGRQAGVGDLFYCFSHHPDRVIVVNFLISLVGIVCQIPTILITVSLGFQSFYYTPLSWIAGLLLCSLVFGIISYIITLGFSLSIPLLIDNPDMGAIEAMKTSAALMKGNKCRYFYISLSFIGISLLCILSFGIGYLWAFPYMSVTFMEFYRETIGELDGGPRDQIHSHSDYDAQDSWS, encoded by the coding sequence ATGAAACGTTCGTCCAGAGAATTAAAAGAAAATGCCCGTGTCATATTAAACGGAAGATATGGAATATTCATCGGAACTTTTCTGGTATACTTCCTGATCGCAATGGCAATCGAGAGTGTACCGGTCTTTTTCCTCAGAACCGAAGGGGCTTCGGGGATCGTGGTCAGCCAGGTCATCACCCTGATCCTCTCGCTGATCATCAGTATTTTGGCCGCCGGCTTCAACCGGCTCAGTCTAAATGTTTCCCGCGGCAGGCAGGCAGGTGTCGGCGATCTGTTCTACTGCTTTTCGCATCACCCGGACAGGGTCATTGTAGTAAACTTTCTGATCTCCCTGGTGGGCATTGTCTGCCAGATTCCCACGATTCTTATCACAGTGTCGCTCGGCTTTCAGTCATTTTACTATACACCGCTTTCCTGGATCGCAGGTCTGCTTCTTTGCTCACTTGTATTTGGAATCATCTCGTACATTATCACTCTTGGATTTTCACTGTCCATACCGCTTCTGATCGACAATCCGGATATGGGCGCCATAGAGGCGATGAAGACAAGTGCGGCACTGATGAAAGGAAATAAATGCCGTTATTTTTATATCTCACTGAGTTTTATCGGAATCAGCCTTTTGTGTATACTTTCTTTCGGAATCGGATATCTCTGGGCGTTCCCCTACATGTCCGTAACCTTCATGGAGTTTTACCGTGAAACGATCGGCGAGCTGGACGGCGGTCCGCGGGATCAGATTCATTCTCATTCAGATTATGATGCACAGGATTCCTGGTCATAA
- a CDS encoding cofactor-independent phosphoglycerate mutase has product MKYVIVLGDGMADEPIASLGGKTPLAYAKTPELDKLAAYSEIGMVHTIPEGMSPGSDTANLSVMGYDPKQYYTGRSPLEALSIGVDMKLDDVAIRCNIVTLSEDEPYEKKTIIDHSSDEISTEDAKVLLEAVTKELQNETYQFYLGTSYRHCLIWSNGSVVELTPPHDVLGQTIGQYLPQDEMLRRMQERSYEILSRHPLNLERRKKGRKPANSFWFWGAGTRPSLDSFEEKYHKKGVMISAVDLLKGIAVGAGMDNIVVEGANGGLHTNYEGKAKAAVKALTEDGYDFAYIHVEAPDEMGHQGSVERKVQAIENLDQRVIRLVREGMDASGQSYRLMVLPDHPTPIRVRTHTSDPVPYLLYDSTALQNRDWHYSEAEAAASQNVLGEGWRLMNHLFSQGFDNV; this is encoded by the coding sequence ATGAAATATGTAATAGTTCTGGGGGATGGCATGGCCGATGAGCCCATTGCCTCTCTCGGGGGGAAAACCCCATTAGCCTATGCAAAGACTCCTGAGCTGGACAAGCTGGCTGCATATTCGGAAATCGGAATGGTGCATACGATTCCTGAAGGCATGAGCCCGGGAAGTGACACGGCGAATCTTTCGGTGATGGGATATGACCCAAAGCAGTATTATACCGGGCGTTCTCCGCTGGAAGCGCTCAGTATCGGCGTGGATATGAAACTGGATGACGTGGCGATCCGCTGCAACATCGTGACGCTCTCCGAGGATGAGCCGTATGAAAAGAAAACCATTATCGACCACAGCTCGGACGAGATCAGTACGGAGGATGCGAAGGTGCTTCTGGAGGCTGTTACGAAGGAACTTCAGAATGAGACATACCAGTTTTATCTGGGCACCAGCTACCGCCATTGTCTGATATGGAGCAATGGGAGCGTGGTGGAACTGACGCCTCCGCACGATGTGCTGGGACAGACCATCGGACAGTACCTGCCGCAGGATGAGATGCTGCGCAGGATGCAGGAGAGAAGTTATGAAATTCTGTCGCGGCATCCGCTGAACCTGGAGCGCAGGAAAAAGGGACGGAAACCTGCGAACAGTTTCTGGTTCTGGGGAGCCGGCACGAGACCGTCACTCGACTCTTTTGAAGAAAAATACCATAAAAAAGGTGTCATGATATCAGCGGTTGACCTGCTAAAAGGGATTGCCGTCGGAGCAGGGATGGATAATATCGTGGTAGAAGGCGCAAACGGCGGTCTTCATACGAACTATGAAGGCAAAGCCAAAGCGGCTGTAAAGGCACTGACTGAGGATGGATATGATTTTGCCTACATTCATGTGGAAGCACCGGATGAGATGGGACATCAGGGCAGTGTGGAGCGTAAGGTACAGGCGATCGAGAATCTGGACCAGCGGGTCATCCGGCTGGTAAGGGAAGGGATGGACGCGTCGGGGCAGTCGTACCGATTGATGGTTCTTCCGGACCACCCGACGCCGATCCGCGTCAGAACCCATACCAGTGATCCGGTCCCGTATCTTTTGTATGACAGTACGGCGCTACAGAACCGGGACTGGCATTACAGTGAGGCGGAAGCAGCAGCGAGCCAAAATGTGCTTGGAGAGGGATGGCGCCTGATGAACCACCTGTTCTCGCAGGGCTTTGACAATGTCTGA
- a CDS encoding homoserine dehydrogenase, with the protein MINIAVLGYGTVGSGVVEVINTNHDSINKKAGEEINIKYVLDLRDFPGDPVQEKIVHDFETVINDPEIKIIVEVLGGIEPAYTFVKRALESGRSVCTSNKELVAKHGVELLEIARSKDINFLFEASCGGGIPIIRPLNSSLTADEIDEITGILNGTTNYIMTKMSTDGSDFDDVLKDAQEKGYAERNPEADVEGYDACRKIAILSSLAFGRFVDYEDVYTEGITKITADDIKYAKKMGTSIKLLATSKKVGDGFYAMVSPVMIDGTNPLFSVNGVFNAIFVHGNVLGDAMFYGSGAGKLPTASAVVADVVDAAKHLNRNIMMNWSSKKLELMDISQVEERFFVRVKGSVAADGQRVKDLFGDVTFVETDDLKGEFAFVTGVMTEAAYQEKAQHADGIISMIRARF; encoded by the coding sequence ATGATTAATATTGCAGTATTAGGTTATGGTACCGTAGGGTCCGGTGTGGTGGAAGTCATCAATACAAACCATGACAGCATCAACAAAAAAGCCGGTGAAGAGATCAACATCAAGTATGTGCTGGATCTTCGCGATTTTCCGGGCGATCCTGTACAGGAAAAGATCGTCCATGATTTTGAGACGGTTATCAATGACCCGGAGATTAAGATTATCGTGGAAGTACTGGGAGGCATTGAGCCTGCATATACGTTTGTAAAACGTGCTCTGGAAAGCGGAAGAAGTGTCTGCACGTCCAATAAAGAACTGGTAGCAAAACACGGCGTTGAGCTTCTCGAGATTGCCCGCTCGAAAGATATTAATTTTCTGTTTGAGGCAAGCTGCGGAGGCGGAATACCGATCATCCGTCCGCTCAACTCTTCTCTGACCGCGGATGAGATCGATGAAATTACAGGAATCCTGAATGGTACAACGAATTATATTATGACGAAGATGAGCACGGACGGTTCTGACTTTGATGATGTACTGAAGGATGCTCAGGAAAAAGGATATGCAGAGCGCAATCCGGAAGCGGATGTGGAAGGCTACGACGCCTGCAGAAAAATCGCGATTCTCTCCTCGCTGGCATTCGGAAGGTTTGTGGACTACGAAGATGTCTATACAGAAGGGATTACGAAAATAACGGCTGATGACATCAAATATGCCAAGAAAATGGGAACGAGCATTAAGCTTCTGGCAACCAGCAAAAAAGTCGGAGACGGATTCTATGCGATGGTCAGCCCTGTTATGATCGACGGCACCAATCCGCTGTTCAGCGTAAACGGCGTATTTAATGCGATTTTTGTGCACGGCAATGTCCTGGGCGATGCAATGTTCTATGGAAGCGGAGCAGGAAAGCTCCCGACCGCGAGCGCAGTGGTCGCTGACGTTGTGGATGCTGCAAAACATCTGAACCGCAATATCATGATGAACTGGAGCAGCAAAAAACTTGAGCTGATGGATATCAGTCAGGTAGAGGAGCGTTTTTTTGTACGCGTTAAAGGCTCTGTCGCTGCTGACGGACAGCGAGTAAAAGACCTGTTTGGCGATGTGACATTTGTCGAGACGGATGATTTAAAAGGCGAATTTGCGTTTGTAACGGGAGTGATGACAGAAGCCGCTTACCAGGAAAAAGCGCAGCATGCGGACGGAATCATCAGTATGATCCGTGCCAGATTTTAG
- the prfB gene encoding peptide chain release factor 2 (programmed frameshift), translated as MVELDQFRGILNNYTGPLVEVRDSLDLANKEKRIQELEMEMEAPGFWDNPEYSQQLMKELKGLKNDLDTYQGLISRKEDMETLIEMGYEENDPEVIPEIQELLDEFTKEFEDIRVKTLLAGEYDRDNAIVTLHAGAGGTESCDWAGMLYRMYNRWAERKGYTVEVLDYLDGDEAGIKSVTFEVQGENAYGYLKSEKGVHRLVRISPFNAAGKRQTSFVSCDVMPDIEEDVDIEIKDDDIRIDTYRSSGAGGQHINKTSSAIRITHFPSGIVVQCQNERSQHMNKDKAMQMLKSKLYLLRQQENEEKLSGIRGEVSDIGWGNQIRSYVMQPYTMVKDHRTSEERGNVDAVMDGDIDSFINAYLKWIALSSKKTEND; from the exons GTGGTTGAATTAGATCAGTTCAGGGGAATCCTGAACAATTACACAGGACCATTAGTGGAAGTGAGGGATTCACTT GACCTTGCTAACAAGGAAAAGCGGATTCAGGAATTAGAAATGGAAATGGAAGCGCCGGGCTTCTGGGACAATCCGGAGTATTCTCAGCAGCTTATGAAAGAGCTGAAAGGACTTAAAAATGATTTGGACACGTACCAGGGCCTGATATCCAGAAAAGAGGATATGGAGACGCTTATTGAGATGGGTTATGAGGAAAATGACCCGGAAGTGATACCGGAAATACAGGAACTGCTGGATGAATTTACGAAAGAATTTGAGGATATCCGTGTAAAAACACTGCTGGCAGGTGAGTATGACAGGGACAATGCGATCGTGACCCTGCATGCCGGGGCCGGTGGAACTGAATCGTGCGACTGGGCAGGAATGCTTTACCGTATGTATAACCGCTGGGCGGAACGAAAAGGATATACCGTTGAAGTGCTGGACTATCTGGATGGTGATGAGGCGGGTATCAAATCTGTTACGTTTGAAGTGCAGGGAGAAAATGCATACGGATATCTTAAATCGGAGAAGGGTGTACACCGCCTTGTGCGCATCTCTCCGTTCAATGCTGCGGGTAAGCGCCAGACCTCTTTTGTATCCTGTGATGTAATGCCGGATATCGAGGAGGATGTAGACATCGAAATAAAGGATGATGACATACGGATCGACACGTATCGCTCAAGCGGAGCCGGCGGACAGCACATCAATAAAACGTCATCAGCGATCCGTATCACACATTTTCCGTCCGGAATAGTAGTACAATGTCAGAATGAGCGTTCTCAGCATATGAACAAGGACAAGGCGATGCAGATGCTCAAGTCAAAACTGTATCTGCTCAGACAGCAGGAGAATGAGGAAAAACTGTCGGGAATCCGCGGAGAAGTATCTGATATCGGATGGGGTAATCAGATACGCTCTTACGTTATGCAGCCGTACACGATGGTAAAAGACCACCGGACAAGTGAAGAGCGCGGCAATGTGGATGCGGTGATGGACGGTGACATTGATTCGTTCATCAATGCATATCTGAAGTGGATTGCGCTGTCTTCAAAAAAGACAGAGAACGATTAA